The DNA region CAGCTACCCGGCTGAAGTAACAGCGCGCATGGAGGCTGCGTTTGAAAAGGCTTATCCACAGTATCGCCTGCAAATTATCTGGCGCATGCCCCAGGACGCCCTGCCCTATCTGCAACAGCCCAAACAGGGCGGTGTGGATGTCTACTGGTCGCCCTCACCGCGCACCTTTAACCAACTCAAAGTTGAAGGTGCATTGCGTAAACTGGATATAGATTTCACCGGTTTGCCCGAGGTAATTGGTAAAACCCGCTTGCGTGACCCCGACCATTATTTTATCGCCAGCGAAATTGCCGGCTTTGGTTTTGCCATCAATACCCAAACCCTCACTACATTAGGTCTTGCTGCGCCGCAAACCTGGCGCGACCTGACCAACCCTGCACTGGCTGGACATATATTACTGCCCAATCCGGCCAGGGTTGGGTTTGCCCCTGTGTTAATCGATATTCCCCTGCAAGCCTATGGTTGGGACGCCGGTTGGGCACTGTGGAGTGAAATCAGCGGCAACGCTGAATTGTTGGAACAAGGCGGTGGTTTTATTAGCGATAAGTTAGCTTCGGGTGAATTTGCCCTAGGCTTATCCATAGACTTTTTTATCGCCTCGGCCATCGCCAATGGTGCACCTATCCATTTTGTCTACCCGGAGCGCGGCGGTATCAACCCGGCCCATATTGCGATTACCGCAGGTACAGATAAAGTAGCGGCAGCAAAAACCTTTGCCGCCTTTGTGCTATCGGAACAGGGTCAACAGTTACTGACCCACGCCGATATTCGCAAGTTGCCCGTACGCCCCGGCGTTTATGCGCAGTTACCTGCCGACTACTACCGCCCTTTTGCGGCAGCAGCGCGCGGTGAACTGGATTACGACAATGACCGCGGACGCAACCGCTTGGGCGTTATTAGCGCATTGTTCGATCATCACCTGGCGTATCGCCACCAAGAACAACGCGAGTTGTGGCAAAGGTTACATGCGCTGGAAGCCGCCGGAAAACCGCAAACGACATTGCGCCAATTATTAACGGCAGCTCCCCTTCCGGAAAGCGCAGCCGCTGATCCCCGGTTACAGCAGCAATTTCGCAATCGCCTGGAAGGCGCCAAACCTGAATTGCGTGAACCCGAGCAAGGTTGGCGGGCAGCGACCGATCAGCGGATTGCCAAAGCCCGGCAACTCTTGGAAAACCCATGATGGAATGGCGAACCTGTGTGATGGTGTTATTGCTCATCCTGGTTCAAAGGGCAATAGCCGAAGGCACTGTCACTATCATTCAACCCCACATAACCCATAACCAAACTCGCGAAGCCTATGGCCAACCTTTTCGCGGACTTAATCGGGAAGATCAGGCTCGCTTTTTTCGCGGACGCCATCTGTTTCGCCAAAGCTGGGTGATAGCTCCCGCCAGCGATACCCTGGTGGGATTGGGACCACTCTATAACCGGATCGCTTGTGTCTCCTGTCATCCCAAAAATGGCCGCGGTCGCGCACCCGAGGAAGCTGGTGAACGGATGCAATCCATGCTGGTACGCTTATCGGTTCCCGGTAAAAGCGCAACCGCCGGCCCCAAACCCCACCCGGTTTATGGCACCCAATTGAATGAAGAAGGCGTACCAGGTGTCCCTGGTGAAGGCCGTGCACAAGTGGTATGGGAATATCACACACACATCCTGGCGGACGGGACGCCAGTACGCCTGCGCAAACCGAGCATACGTTTCAGTGAATTGGGCTATGGAAAACTTAAACCTGTATTAACCTCCGCGCGCATAGGCCCGGCGGTATTCGGATTAGGTTTATTGGAAGCGGTAAGCGACGAGGACTTGTTAGCGATGGCGCAACAACCCAAACCCGATGGTATTACCGGTAAGGTCAATCGCGTATGGGATATCGCCAGCCAGCAAACACGCATCGGCCGCTTCGGAGCCAAAGCGAATGTCGCCAGTTTGCGTAGCCAAATAGCCGAAGCTATGCATAATGACCTGGGAATTACCTCGAATTTACTACCCAGGGAAAACTGCCAGCCACGCCAACACGCCTGCCGACAAGCACCCAGTGGGGGCTCACCCGAATTAAGTGATACACAGCTGGATGACCTGGAATTTTATTTTCGCCATATCGCTGTGCCCGCACAGCGCAACACAGATGCGACAGATGTGATATCCGGTGAAAAAATCTTTGCGGATATTGGCTGTGCTATTTGCCACAAGCCACAATTGCAAACCGCGAAGGATTACCCGCATACCACACTGGCTAACCTTTCCCTCCAGCCCTATACCGATCTCTTGTTGCACGATATGGGTGAAGGCTTGGCCGACCAGCGCCCGGATTTTTTGGCCAGCGGCCGTGAGTGGAGAACACCACCCTTATGGGGTATTGGCCTCACTGAATCTATCAGCGAATACCAGGCTTACTTGCACGATGGCCGCGCACAAACATTGACAGAAGCCATTCTCTGGCATGGCGGTGAAGCGAAAAAATCCCGTGACCGTTATCAACAATTACCACGCCGCAAACGCGAGCAACTGGAGCAGTTTTTGTTGTCACTCTAAACAGGAAGCTACCCTGCTTCTATTCAGGTTTAAGGAGCAAAAAGCCATGAAATACTCGCTGAAAATTACAGATTTTATCCTGCACTTGTCACTTTTCGATGCCGCAGGTGATGCCGATCGCTTTGTGCGCACCTCTTTTTATATTCATGCTATCCCCCAAACCAGTGATGCCCACCGCGCTGTCGCCAGTGCATGTATTCACGGCTGATCCACTTATTGGGAAGTGGAACCAACAGCCTTGATTAATCGGATTGCCACAAAGACTAGCACGCCAACCGCTAACAACAAAATCCCCCAAAACACCAGGGTTGTCCAATTCACTGACTCGCTAAAGCGAGCAAATTGATGAATATCAGGGTCGAGGTTTACCGCGTCAACTTTTTCCCATTGAACCTCTTTTCCTGCCGTTAACTGCGAGAAAACCTGTGCCCCGGCGCTGTTATTCGGCAGCGGATGATCGGTTTCTATGCCAACCTTAAAGGGCGCTGCATTACTGGCAATAAATTGCAACAATTGCGACTGATGGTGGAAAACCAGTATTGGGTTCGCGTTGTTTCGAACCTGTTCACTCAATTCAACTCGCCAGAATAAATCACTGTTTTGGTAGATACTGATACTATCACTGTGTTGCCACACATCACCTACCTGTGCATTAAACCAAACGCCCTGATACACCAATTGCCAGGGCTGCTTTTCCGTACGACGGGAAAACAGCTTGATATTATCGCCATAGCTGGTTTCGCCCAGTGCCAGGCTTATACGAGTGACCGGCGCCATTTCAGCGCGGGTAAACTCCCAGGCAGCCGCCGATGCTTTATTAACCGAAGATTTGGCATTCAGTGCCGATGTTTGAGCCTCGGCTAAACGCCCGGTCACTTGCCACTGCCTATCTGCAATCAAGGCATTTGAGGCCTGCTGTGTAATTACCTGCACACTGGTTAACAGCAAGCCCTGCCCACCGCGGGGAAACTGCAAACGCAAATAAGCATATTCCCGCGCGTGAAGGTTTAGCCCGATTTGCTTGCGTGTTAGCTTTTGTCCGTTTTTTTGCAATTGCACCAGAGTGCCATGGGCAACCGGCGACCAACTGGACAAATCGTTGGAGCCACTAATTTCCACATCCAGGTACTGGTTGATTTCTGCCACCTGCCAATCCAGTTGCAGCTTATCGGCAGTCGCCCTGAACTCCGTCAGATCCACCACATAAAAATCAATCGGGGCTTGTTGATCGAGCAACTCTGTACGGGGTGTTTTTTCCACGGTAACGGAAATGGCGTTGTCATCCAGGCGAATAGATGCACTGCTAAGCGCCAGAAGCGTTTCCGGTTTGGCCCCGACAGGCACAGGGAAAAAGTGCACATGGCTAACCTGTTCTTGCGGTGCCTGCGCGACGGGGATACGGATAACCCGGTGTGGCAATCTATTGCCCTGCCCATCAACGACGACCAGATCCTGTAAATCGCTACTGCGGGAGTAGCGATAAATATCTTCGGTTAATTCCAGCTGCAAGTAAGGCGTAGCCTTGTCTGGCTGAAGTTTTATGTCGTAAACAGCAACAACTCCGGCAACCGTATTTAACGCGCCGCAGGCCAGCACCAATGCAAGGCAGCCACTCCATAAAAATCGCATCAGGACTTCTCCTCTTGGCCCTTTTCAGGATCTGAAACAACAGGTCTGCCCGGGATTGGCGACAGATAACCAATTAACAGCATCAGGCCACCCACGACCATAAACGAAATAATCCTGGCCAAGGTGCCACTGTCCCCCAGATCTTTGGTGAACAGTTTTATCAGTACGATCGCCAACAAGCCTGCACCGATTAACCACAGCTCACGCCATTGGATACGACGGGAAATATTCATTACCACCAAAGCACACAGGCTCCACAGGATCGACAGGGCCATTTGCACCAGGTCGGAATGCCACAGCGCCTCCGGGTGATAGGCCACCCCGGTATAGTGGTGGAGTGCGCGTAAAACAACCAGGTTTAACCACACGAATCCCAAACCACCCAGCAGTCCCCAGCGCAGGGGGGTGGGCCATTGTTGGGCCGCTAACAAATCGCGTCGGTAGATATAAACCAGGACAATCAATACAGCGGCCTGGGCCACATCCAGCGGGTTGATAATGGGCAAATAGAAATAGTCAGTTATCCCGGTGTAATGGCTGGCATGGATAAACCAATAACCCAACAGGATAACCAGCGGGGCAGGAATCCATCGCCGGTAATCGCGCTGCCATGCGGTAAAAGGCCAGCATGCTTTGGGCGCAAGATAGAGCAAGGCAGATAAAGGAATCACCACACAGGCAAACCAGAGCATGAGTTTGGTGGTTCCTTGCCAATTAAAATACGACTGCCAATAAGATGCTTCCCAATACACCAGGAGCCATAAAAACCAGGCAGTCAGCACATGGTACGCACTCAACAGTGCCGCTGGACGTATCGCCTGCTGTAACCAGAGGATGCGATATTGCACTGCAAAAAATGCCAGCAATCCCAGTAATCCCCAACCCTGGGAGGGATAAACGCTATAACCGATAAAGAGGGATTCACCGTAATGGCGCAAGCTCCACAATGCCACCAGCGGCAATAACCAAAAACCGAGGGAGGCGGCACCGGGCCAGGCAGTGTTGCGGCTGATCAGCAATATCACCAGGGTAGAGGCCACAAAAAAACCATTGACCAACACAATCAGGTATTCACCAGGCACATGGGCTTGTAACTCCGTGACGCCGGCAAACAGCCACCACAACCAGCCAATCGCCAGTGCCACCCTCGCCATGGCCAGGGCCGGCGACAGGGCCTGCTGCGCATAACGATGCAGCAAATAGGCAGCGCAAAGCGCGGTCAGGGACAGGATCAGCAGGCCGATAAAATCACCGCTGATAATCGCCACGGGGCCAGTCGCTATACCCTGGATAATGAGCGCTACCGCTGCCGCAAGATGCAGGCAATAACCGGCGAAGCGCGGCAGTAAACGCTGTTGGCGCAACCCCACCCATATCAGGCCAATGGCCTCCAACGCCCAGCTTGCCGATGTCCATTGTGCACTCAGCGCCAGCGGAATCGCCAGGGTGGCAAAGCCAACGCCCAAGGCAATAAACGATTCAATCAGGACGCGGTGTGTCTGTTGGTATTTAAACCACAGGAAACGCGCCAGGCCGATATAGACAGCTGCCAACACCAGGGCACTGATCGCCAAACCATATTCCGTGTGCTTTAACAGGGCCGTTTGCAAAGCGAACCCCACAATGGGTAAACCAAACACCAGGCTGGCATCGACCAATCCTTTCAGGTTAGGCGGCTGTTTCAGCGAAAAAAGTACCGATACCAATAGGTAGAGCGCAAAAAAGGCCAGCAGGAATGGTTGGGTACTGGCATATAAATGCGGCTGGTAATCCAGTACGCCCCAGGCAGTGCTGATCACAAAGGTAAAGACAAAGCCAATCCAATTCAGCAGGCGCCAGGTTTTGAACCAGGCAATCGCCAATATGCCCAGGTTGAGTAGCAGGTAAAAACTGAACAGCGCAACATGGTTGCCCGAGCCATCGGAGGTAAGGATAGGCGCCAGGAAACCGCCAGCCGTTGCCATCAGGGATAGTACCTGGGCGTTTTGCAATAACGCCAGGAGCACACCCACAGCAACAGTCAACAGCATGAATGCCAGCGCCACAGTAACAGGCATCACCTCATAGAGTTTGGCCGCTGCAAACAGGGTCAGGTAAAGCGCAGCGACACCACCCCCTTGCAGCACCAATCCATAGCCGCCAGCCTTGTGACGGGTTTTCCACCCCAACACAATTAATACCACCGAGACAGCGGCCACCATTGCCATGCGTAATTCAAGCGGCAACAACCCCTGGTTGGCCGTGTACTTCACTAAAAAGCTCAGGCCGAAAAACATCACCACCATACCGATGCGGACAATAGGGTTACCCTCGGTGAAAAAGCGCTGCACCCAGGTTGTCAGCTTCGTTAATGGATCAGGTTGTGCTGGTTTTGGTTTATGTGGAGGTGATGCCATATCTGGCAAATCCAGATCCAGCTTCATGTCGGCCACAGCTTCTGTTTTCTGTATCTCAGATGCTTTTACTGCCGCGTGTGTATGCTCGGATACAGGAGAACCCGCTGTTTGAGCATTAACAACAGGTGTTGAGACGGGTGGTGGGGATTTAAGCTCAGGCTCTTGCAGTTTTTTCTGCCAGGCCAGTAACTGCGCTACATGGCGGGATTGCTCTGCAAGCTTATTGGACAGGTTTAATACCTGCCCCGCTAAAAAACCCAGGACTGTACCAATCAGCCAGCCGTCATACCCTAACGCCATAGCGCCGAGCACTAATCCCACCAAGGTGAACGTAATAACGAGAAACATAGATTTCCTATAAAGATCGGCGCGTTATTGTGTAACCAATTATTCCGTTTTGGTTGATTGATCCGCTAAAGCGTTTGATGCTTTGTCCACTGATTCAATCGCCAGGGTTTTCACTGGCATCAGGATCTGCTCCTGTTCCAGTTGCCACCCTATGGAGGCACAGAGCTGCTGCATCATTAACTGGATTTGCTGCTGGGCTATTTGCGGCAAGTCACTTTCCATGGCTTTGTCCTGCATCAGCTTTTTGGCTTCGGCCAGGATAGCGGTGTAATCCTCGTTATCGAATTTGTTCAACAATCCCTGGTTGATGTCATAAAACTTGTAATCTGTATCCGTGGCCAGGATTTCCGGCTCGGCAAAATGTTCAACCACCAGGGTTTTCTTATCAAAGTCGCGCCGAAAACGCATTTTGCTGAAATCGTAACCAACAGATACCTTGGCTTTGGCAACCACCAGGGCTTTACTGTTGGTTTTGAAGATACCGAGAAAGGCACGTTTTGCATTGTGGTCATAAATTTCGGTGAAATAGCCTTCAGCGAGCACCACTTTAAAGACCTTTTCAATGCGCTCCAACAACACCTGGGACTCACTGGTAATATCCTGGCCCGGCATCTTGAGGTGCTTGCGGTAATACCAGGAAAAACCTTGCCAGGCGGCAACAGCGCCCACTACCAAGGCAATGACAAATAACACAATATCCATGGTGCCTCACTTTGCTTGTACAAGGGTACGGAAAATGGCTGTCAGTATAAGGTAGAATGCCAGCCACTTGCCTTATGCCCTTCTCTATCTGTGATTAAGGTTGGCGTCCCACTCCCATAGCCTGGTACTGGTATATAAAGCCCTCCCATGCAATCTAGCCTGGTATTACATCCCCTTCCCTACACGCCCGATTCAGTCTCCTGGCTACTGGCGATTCGCCACCTGCCACGCCTTGTCTGGCTGGACTCCGGACACCCGGGGAGCCACTACGGCCGCTTTGACATCCTTGCCGCAGCCCCGTCCGTTAATCTGGAAACCCATGGCACACGGACGGTCATAACGCACAACACCACCAGCCAATCCCATTCCCTGGACGATCCCTTCCAGCTGTTAGGGCAGTATCTATCCCTGTCCAGCGATGCCGTTAGCCACCCCCTGCCCTTTATTGGCGGTGCCCTGGGCTATTTTGGCTACGACCTGGGTCGACGCCTGGAAAAACTGCCCAACCAGGCCCAGGCCGATATTGACCTGCCGGACCTGAGTATTGGTATCTATCCCTGGGCAATACTGCAGGATCATCAGCAACAACAGGCGTGGCTGGTGTTCAACCCGGCCCTGGATGCTGCTTATAACTTTTTGGAAATCGAGCAATTGTGCCGGGATGCGCCGCAAAACACCTGGTTCCACGAACCTAGACTCAACCTTAAGAGTGACAATAATTTATTTAAAATCAATGAGTTTAAAAGCAAAGTTAATGTAGATGAATACGCCAAAGCCATGGCGCAGATCCAGGCTTATATCCGCGCAGGCGATTGCTATCAGGTGAACTATGCCCAGCGCTTTAGCGCCTGTTACCAGGGCGATCCCCTGCTTGCCTACCTGGCGTTGCGAACCAGCCTCCCCTCACCTTTTTCCGGTTTTATGCAACTCCCCCAGGGGGCAGTACTCAGCCTGTCACCGGAGCGATTTATCCAGGTGCGCCGGCAGCAGGTAGAAACCAAACCGATTAAAGGCACTATCAAGCGCGGCGCAACGGCGGAGGAAGATGTTGCTAATGCCAACTGGCTGGTGAACAGCACCAAGAATCGCGCCGAAAACGTGATGATCGTGGACCTGTTGCGCAATGACCTGAGCAAGCACTGTACCCGGGTAAAAGTGCCGACGCTGTGCGAATTGCAAACTTTTGCCAACGTACACCACCTGGTCAGCACCGTGACCGCACAGTTAAACCCCAATGCCAGTCCCCTGGATGTGCTGCGCGATAGCTTTCCCGGTGGCAGCATCACCGGCGCGCCCAAAATTCGCGCCATGGAAATTATCGAGGAGCTGGAGCCGACACGGCGCTCTGTGTATTGCGGCAGCCTGGGCTATATCAGCCAGGATGGACAAATGGACACCAACATCGCGATTCGCACACTGGTCTGCGATGGCGAACAGATCCACTGCTGGGGCGGCGGCGGCATAGTGGCCGATTCAGAAACCGATCAGGAATACACAGAATCCATCGCCAAGGTAAAAGTACTGATGGATACTCTGGAGCAGTACTTTGGTCCCACAACCTGACCTGTCCGCCGAATCGTTGACCAAGCACCTCAGGCCCCTGTATTCAACAACGAGGAACAACCCATGCTTATCCAAAACCACCAGGTAGACCTGGATACCCCGACGGGCACTATGCGCACTTATGTGTATCGCCCTCGGGAAACAGCTGAAACTGAACACAAGCAATTCCCGGCGATTATCCTCTATTCCGAGATTTTCCAACAAACCTCACCGATTCGCCGCAGCGCACAAATTATGGCGGGCCACGGCTTTATTGTGTTGGTACCGGAAGTTTTCCATGAGCTGAACCCGATCGGTACCGTATTGGGTTACGACGACGCAGGGCGAGATAAAGGCAACGCCGATAAAGTGGCCAAACACCTCGAAGCCCACGATAGCGACACCCAGTCCATGGTGGATTATCTGAACACCCTGCCCTATTACTCCGGCAAGCTGGGCGCTATGGGGTTTTGCCTGGGGGGCGGCCTGGCTTATCGCGCTGCCATGCACCCGTCTGTGCTGGCAACCAGTTGTTTCTACGCTACCGATATCCATTCCGGCCTGACCCCCTCGCAAACCGGCAACGACAGCCTTACACGCACCAAAGACATCCGCGGCGAACTGCAAATGATCTGGGGTAAGCAAGACCCGCACATCCCGGCGGAAGGTCGCGCCAGGGTTTATCAAAACCTGGTGGAAAAGGGCGTGAACTTTACCTGGCACGAGTTTAATGGCGTACACGCCTTTATGCGTGACGAAGGCGATCGCTACGATGCGGAGTTACAACTGCTCGGCTATCAAATGGCGATTGGCCTGTTCAGACGCGTACTCTACTAAGCCCCACCCCGCCAATAATAAAAAGCCCGCCATAGTATTTTTATGGCGGGCTTTTTTGTCAGTGGAACCAGGTTAAATCAGTAGCCAACACTTTGGGCATAGTTCAGAATTTTGGTGCCGTAATCACCGCCCCACTCATAGCCATAGCGACGCTCCGGCTCAATTTCCATAATGTCATATTGCTTGCCGGTACCCGGCGGATTATCCGTCGATAAACGCCCACTGAAAAATCCGGTGTCCGCATCCACATCATAAAAGCGATACCACATGGTGCTGCCACTTTGCGGCTGGATAGGATTGTAACTGTCATCCGTGCTACCGGAGGAGCGCTTGATATAAGCGGTGTTAGCCACCTTCACACTGTCACTGCGATACCAGGCCAAAGCTGCCTTGACAGAGGCTTCAACTTCCGGGGTCTGGGGGCGCGTCATCAGGAATGCCACAACCAGCACCGACTCCTTGCCACTCTTGGAGGGCAACTCATAAGAGCGCGCCCCGCGAGGCACATAAGTTACCGGATCATGCTGGGCACACCAAACCGTTTTAACGCCGTTCTGCTCTATCTGGGCATTCACAATAAAATCGACCCCCTTATTGATGGCGGCCTCTATTTGCGACAACTGCTCGCCACTAAAAAGATCACCGTCCAATGGGGCCACGGCTTTTTGTGACTGGTCGAGCAAGATCAATACCCGCGCCATGGCATCATCGTTAAAGGTGACATGGTTGGAATAGGTAGTGCCCGTCCGCGCAGGGTACACCTGGGGCCAGCCACCGCTGGCATACTGCATGGTCAGGATAAAATCCATCGCACGACGGGCAGCATCGCGGTACTTGCTATCGCCACTGCGGCGATAGACATCGGCCAGGAACAGGAGCTCCGATACCGTGGCATCATTGTCGATAGTACCCAATTCGACGTTGTTGGCCCCGCGCCAATCCGAGCGGGATTCACTGCCGTTCCAGGGATTGTTGTACTTGGAAACATCAAATTTATAAAAACCGCCATGGGGCAGCTGCCAGCTAATCATATTGTCAGCACGGGTTTTGTCTGCTGCCAATTTGGCGGCTGCATCACCGCTGCTACTCAGCCAGCTTTTGTAGTTGTTAAGCTCCGTGTATACCGGGTTATTGGTCTGCGACAGCATTGGGGCCGATGAACTGTTACTGCCTGAAGATGAGGAGCTGCTGGACGAACTGGAAGATACGAGATAGCCCGCACAGCTCTGCGCACTCGGCTCGGTGCTGGTATCCGCTTGATAGCCAATCCACAGGTCATCGAGCACAACAACGGCCCCGCTTTCTGTGCGCAACTGGAGATAGGATGTTGCCGAGCCTAAACTCGACTCAACAACAACTCGCTCACCCCGCGTCAGGGTATCAACGGCAACCTGATGGATACGGCTGGATGAACCATGGATGGAATTAGCCGCTGCCGAGGTATTGTTATCAACATACAACTGCAGGTTTTTGTTGCTGCCTGTCACTTCCCAATCCAATACACAAAAAGAAATACGGTAAGCCTGGGAGAGATCCAGTTCACCCTGTGTTTGGGTATCACCAGCGGCACTGGTTGTCTCCGGCTGTGTATTGCCAAGTGTGAAACGCGCTGCCGGTAAACGCATCCTGCCATCACTGAAAAGCGGCGTACCGGACACACGGAAATAAAAAGCCTGGTTACTGGCACTCAGGGACTTATAGCCTTCGCTGAAAAAACCATCCGCATCCACGACATCATTAAAGTTTTCCAGTAAGGGTAAAGGGGACGCCGCCGAAGGCAAGGACGATGAAACACTGGAGCTGCTGGATACAGGTTCCGAACTTGAAGAAGAGCTGCTGCTGGAAGCAGGCTCCAGGCTGGCAGATGAACTGCTACTGGATACGGAAGTGCCCTGTGAGGAAGAGGCACTGCCTGGAACAGACGACGAACTGGAACTGGTTGAGTTATTACTGCTACCACCGGAACCGCCGCCACAGGCGATAAGACTGGTTGTAAATAACGCAACTCCCAAGTGCATGAGTTTCATAAGCATGGTTCTCTGAATAATAACTACTCATTGACCAATACTATGCCGATAGTGTGTTCGGTGAAGAAAACCCGAATTATTTTAATAATAATGTATTTGCTTAAGGACTCATTCCTGGAGTTCCGGGGATAGGTACTTAAACTCCCACCCCCGGAAAAAGTTCCATCAAGCTATGTAAAGCTTAAAGGCTCAGTGTGCGATTACTCGCCTTGATAAATTCTTTTTTCAAATCTTCGTAGGTATGGACAGCGGGGAACTGTGGGAACTGATCAATCACATTTTGCGGTGCGTGGAACAGAATACCTTGATCGGCTTCACCCAGCATGGTGGTATCGTTATAGGAATCACCCGCAGCAATAACACGATAGTAAAGGGTTTTAAGCGCAAGCACTGATTGGCGCTTGGGGTCTTTCTGGCGCAGGGTGTAACCCGCTACCATGCCGCGCTCATCGATATTCAAGCGATGGCAGAACAAGGTCGGGAATCCCAACTGGCGCATCAGGGGTTGGGAAAATTCATAGAAGGTGTCAGACAGGATGATGACCTGGAAACGCTCGCGCAACCAGTCAACAAACTCAACGGCACCGTCCAGCGGCTTCAGGGTTGCAATTACATCCTGGATTTCCTTCAAACCCAATTTATGCTGTTCGAGGATGCGAATGCGCTGCTTCATCAGTACATCATAATCCGGTATATCACGGGTTGTAGCCTTGAGCTCCTCGATACCGGTCACCTTGGCGAACTCAATCCAAATCTCGGGAACCAAAACCCCTTCCAAATCCAGGCATGCAATTTCCACAGCGACCTCCCAAAACGGTTAAAAAACAGGCTATTTGCACCCAAAAAGTGGCAGCAATCTACCCGTTTTACA from Cellvibrio japonicus Ueda107 includes:
- a CDS encoding ABC transporter substrate-binding protein, whose product is MNPVRRRLLHCAALVIASVALPVQAETLTLKVMTSYPAEVTARMEAAFEKAYPQYRLQIIWRMPQDALPYLQQPKQGGVDVYWSPSPRTFNQLKVEGALRKLDIDFTGLPEVIGKTRLRDPDHYFIASEIAGFGFAINTQTLTTLGLAAPQTWRDLTNPALAGHILLPNPARVGFAPVLIDIPLQAYGWDAGWALWSEISGNAELLEQGGGFISDKLASGEFALGLSIDFFIASAIANGAPIHFVYPERGGINPAHIAITAGTDKVAAAKTFAAFVLSEQGQQLLTHADIRKLPVRPGVYAQLPADYYRPFAAAARGELDYDNDRGRNRLGVISALFDHHLAYRHQEQRELWQRLHALEAAGKPQTTLRQLLTAAPLPESAAADPRLQQQFRNRLEGAKPELREPEQGWRAATDQRIAKARQLLENP
- a CDS encoding di-heme oxidoredictase family protein; the encoded protein is MMEWRTCVMVLLLILVQRAIAEGTVTIIQPHITHNQTREAYGQPFRGLNREDQARFFRGRHLFRQSWVIAPASDTLVGLGPLYNRIACVSCHPKNGRGRAPEEAGERMQSMLVRLSVPGKSATAGPKPHPVYGTQLNEEGVPGVPGEGRAQVVWEYHTHILADGTPVRLRKPSIRFSELGYGKLKPVLTSARIGPAVFGLGLLEAVSDEDLLAMAQQPKPDGITGKVNRVWDIASQQTRIGRFGAKANVASLRSQIAEAMHNDLGITSNLLPRENCQPRQHACRQAPSGGSPELSDTQLDDLEFYFRHIAVPAQRNTDATDVISGEKIFADIGCAICHKPQLQTAKDYPHTTLANLSLQPYTDLLLHDMGEGLADQRPDFLASGREWRTPPLWGIGLTESISEYQAYLHDGRAQTLTEAILWHGGEAKKSRDRYQQLPRRKREQLEQFLLSL
- a CDS encoding DUF3999 domain-containing protein, which encodes MRFLWSGCLALVLACGALNTVAGVVAVYDIKLQPDKATPYLQLELTEDIYRYSRSSDLQDLVVVDGQGNRLPHRVIRIPVAQAPQEQVSHVHFFPVPVGAKPETLLALSSASIRLDDNAISVTVEKTPRTELLDQQAPIDFYVVDLTEFRATADKLQLDWQVAEINQYLDVEISGSNDLSSWSPVAHGTLVQLQKNGQKLTRKQIGLNLHAREYAYLRLQFPRGGQGLLLTSVQVITQQASNALIADRQWQVTGRLAEAQTSALNAKSSVNKASAAAWEFTRAEMAPVTRISLALGETSYGDNIKLFSRRTEKQPWQLVYQGVWFNAQVGDVWQHSDSISIYQNSDLFWRVELSEQVRNNANPILVFHHQSQLLQFIASNAAPFKVGIETDHPLPNNSAGAQVFSQLTAGKEVQWEKVDAVNLDPDIHQFARFSESVNWTTLVFWGILLLAVGVLVFVAIRLIKAVGSTSQ
- a CDS encoding DUF2339 domain-containing protein, with the translated sequence MFLVITFTLVGLVLGAMALGYDGWLIGTVLGFLAGQVLNLSNKLAEQSRHVAQLLAWQKKLQEPELKSPPPVSTPVVNAQTAGSPVSEHTHAAVKASEIQKTEAVADMKLDLDLPDMASPPHKPKPAQPDPLTKLTTWVQRFFTEGNPIVRIGMVVMFFGLSFLVKYTANQGLLPLELRMAMVAAVSVVLIVLGWKTRHKAGGYGLVLQGGGVAALYLTLFAAAKLYEVMPVTVALAFMLLTVAVGVLLALLQNAQVLSLMATAGGFLAPILTSDGSGNHVALFSFYLLLNLGILAIAWFKTWRLLNWIGFVFTFVISTAWGVLDYQPHLYASTQPFLLAFFALYLLVSVLFSLKQPPNLKGLVDASLVFGLPIVGFALQTALLKHTEYGLAISALVLAAVYIGLARFLWFKYQQTHRVLIESFIALGVGFATLAIPLALSAQWTSASWALEAIGLIWVGLRQQRLLPRFAGYCLHLAAAVALIIQGIATGPVAIISGDFIGLLILSLTALCAAYLLHRYAQQALSPALAMARVALAIGWLWWLFAGVTELQAHVPGEYLIVLVNGFFVASTLVILLISRNTAWPGAASLGFWLLPLVALWSLRHYGESLFIGYSVYPSQGWGLLGLLAFFAVQYRILWLQQAIRPAALLSAYHVLTAWFLWLLVYWEASYWQSYFNWQGTTKLMLWFACVVIPLSALLYLAPKACWPFTAWQRDYRRWIPAPLVILLGYWFIHASHYTGITDYFYLPIINPLDVAQAAVLIVLVYIYRRDLLAAQQWPTPLRWGLLGGLGFVWLNLVVLRALHHYTGVAYHPEALWHSDLVQMALSILWSLCALVVMNISRRIQWRELWLIGAGLLAIVLIKLFTKDLGDSGTLARIISFMVVGGLMLLIGYLSPIPGRPVVSDPEKGQEEKS
- a CDS encoding DUF4230 domain-containing protein — its product is MDIVLFVIALVVGAVAAWQGFSWYYRKHLKMPGQDITSESQVLLERIEKVFKVVLAEGYFTEIYDHNAKRAFLGIFKTNSKALVVAKAKVSVGYDFSKMRFRRDFDKKTLVVEHFAEPEILATDTDYKFYDINQGLLNKFDNEDYTAILAEAKKLMQDKAMESDLPQIAQQQIQLMMQQLCASIGWQLEQEQILMPVKTLAIESVDKASNALADQSTKTE